A window from Cellulomonas sp. C5510 encodes these proteins:
- a CDS encoding DUF3866 family protein, producing MITWRSGVVESVGRAWPGAVELSVVVEDGVSGPDPVVVRALAYPALVGSPRPGDRVLLNVSALARGLGTGGYALVVAPGTADRLPADPQSGPGHLVKARYTPLQAMVLGVDDQESPHHDVLRDADDLAGLPVVVADLHSALPAVVAGVRYADASTGGHGGEPLRVAYVMSDGGALPAWFSRAVAGLRDAGWIASCLTAGQAFGGDLEAVTVHTALLAARHVVRADVVVVAQGPGNLGTGTRWGFSGVAAGEAVNAAAVLGGRPVASLRVSGADARERHLGVSHHSLTAYGRVALAPADVVVPVFDPAAPAEDGAGPRAGEAPAGVAVPDAEEHPGAHLAAVGRRVRQQALALGAPAGRHRLVEVPAGADLLTALGASPVRLSTMGRGLAQDPAAFLAAAAAGVHAARLARGVDDWPAPQV from the coding sequence GTGATCACATGGCGCTCGGGTGTGGTGGAGTCGGTCGGACGCGCGTGGCCGGGTGCCGTCGAGCTGTCCGTCGTCGTCGAGGACGGCGTGAGCGGCCCCGACCCGGTGGTGGTGCGGGCGCTGGCCTACCCGGCCCTGGTCGGCTCGCCGCGGCCCGGGGACCGGGTGCTGCTGAACGTCTCGGCGCTCGCCCGGGGGCTCGGGACCGGCGGGTACGCCCTCGTGGTCGCGCCCGGCACGGCGGACCGGCTGCCCGCCGACCCGCAGTCAGGGCCGGGCCACCTGGTGAAGGCCCGCTACACGCCGCTGCAGGCGATGGTGCTCGGCGTCGACGACCAGGAGTCGCCGCACCACGACGTGCTGCGCGACGCCGACGACCTGGCGGGGCTGCCGGTCGTCGTCGCCGACCTGCACTCCGCCCTGCCGGCGGTCGTCGCCGGCGTCCGGTACGCCGACGCGTCGACGGGCGGCCACGGTGGCGAGCCGCTGCGCGTCGCGTACGTGATGTCCGACGGCGGCGCCCTGCCGGCGTGGTTCTCGCGTGCGGTGGCCGGCCTGCGGGACGCCGGCTGGATCGCCTCGTGCCTGACCGCCGGGCAGGCGTTCGGCGGCGACCTCGAGGCCGTCACCGTGCACACCGCCCTGCTCGCCGCACGCCACGTCGTGCGGGCCGACGTCGTGGTGGTGGCGCAGGGTCCCGGCAACCTGGGCACCGGGACGCGCTGGGGCTTCTCGGGCGTCGCCGCCGGGGAGGCCGTGAACGCCGCAGCCGTGCTCGGCGGCCGGCCCGTCGCCTCGCTGCGGGTGTCCGGCGCGGACGCCCGGGAGCGGCACCTCGGGGTGTCGCACCACTCGCTGACCGCGTACGGGCGCGTGGCCCTCGCCCCCGCGGACGTCGTGGTGCCCGTCTTCGACCCGGCGGCACCGGCCGAGGACGGTGCCGGCCCGCGCGCCGGGGAGGCGCCGGCAGGCGTCGCGGTCCCGGACGCCGAGGAGCACCCCGGTGCCCACCTGGCGGCGGTCGGGCGGCGGGTGCGGCAGCAGGCGCTCGCGCTGGGGGCCCCCGCCGGCCGCCACCGGCTGGTCGAGGTCCCGGCGGGCGCGGACCTGCTGACCGCGCTCGGTGCGTCCCCCGTCCGGCTCTCCACGATGGGCCGCGGGCTCGCCCAGGACCCGGCGGCGTTCCTCGCGGCGGCCGCGGCCGGCGTGCACGCCGCGCGGCTCGCACGGGGCGTCGACGACTGGCCCGCTCCGCAGGTCTGA
- a CDS encoding carbohydrate ABC transporter permease, whose protein sequence is MAFVVLPAPTVRVPAAPPSAVSERPRGLARLAGLSGAHLLLVVLALVSVLPVYWMFATALRDPEDALSQNPVVWPVSLDNLRYVWEAIPLGSMLLHTFGMALVLSVAQLLVAILAAYGFARWSFPGRKLLFLLFVGSWLVPFQVTMIPNYLLVSRLGLLDTVAGVVVPNLCSAFAVLLMRQHMQAFPTDLLDAAQMDGRSSWGTLWRVVVPNMQPALAALAIMLFISAWNEYLWPSLVLRSTDQLVQVGIRSFLGAEGNNWGAVMAASGLACVPILLIYLFLQRYVVDAFVRSGLR, encoded by the coding sequence ATGGCCTTCGTCGTCCTGCCCGCGCCCACGGTGCGCGTGCCCGCCGCACCCCCGTCCGCCGTGTCCGAGCGGCCCCGCGGGCTCGCCCGGCTCGCGGGGCTGTCCGGCGCGCATCTGCTGCTCGTCGTGCTCGCGCTGGTCAGCGTGCTCCCGGTCTACTGGATGTTCGCCACCGCGCTGCGCGACCCGGAGGACGCACTGTCCCAGAACCCGGTGGTCTGGCCCGTGAGCCTGGACAACCTCCGGTACGTCTGGGAGGCCATCCCGCTCGGGTCGATGCTGCTCCACACGTTCGGCATGGCGCTCGTGCTGTCCGTCGCGCAGCTGCTGGTCGCGATCCTCGCGGCCTACGGGTTCGCCCGGTGGTCGTTCCCGGGACGCAAGCTCCTCTTCCTGCTCTTCGTGGGGTCCTGGCTGGTGCCGTTCCAGGTCACGATGATCCCGAACTACCTGCTGGTGTCACGCCTCGGCCTGCTGGACACCGTGGCCGGCGTGGTGGTGCCGAACCTGTGCTCGGCGTTCGCCGTGCTGCTGATGCGGCAGCACATGCAGGCGTTCCCGACCGACCTGCTCGACGCCGCCCAGATGGACGGTCGGTCGTCCTGGGGCACGCTGTGGCGGGTCGTGGTGCCGAACATGCAGCCCGCACTGGCCGCGCTGGCGATCATGCTGTTCATCTCGGCGTGGAACGAGTACCTCTGGCCGTCGCTCGTGCTGCGGTCCACGGACCAGCTGGTCCAGGTCGGCATCCGGTCGTTCCTGGGTGCGGAGGGCAACAACTGGGGCGCCGTCATGGCGGCGTCGGGCCTGGCGTGCGTCCCGATCCTGCTGATCTACCTGTTCCTGCAGCGGTACGTCGTCGACGCGTTCGTCCGCTCGGGGCTGAGGTAG
- the tatA gene encoding twin-arginine translocase TatA/TatE family subunit, whose protein sequence is MARLFEHPVSILILILIIVLLFGSKRLPDLASGIGKSLRIFKREVRDLADDDDKPGRADATAQPPVAPVVTPPAPGATGTPLAPPVVTPPPAAPAPGTTAEPGTTDPRP, encoded by the coding sequence ATGGCGAGGCTCTTCGAGCATCCCGTTTCGATCCTCATCCTGATCCTCATCATCGTCCTGCTGTTCGGCTCCAAGCGGCTGCCGGACCTGGCGAGCGGGATCGGCAAGTCCCTGCGGATCTTCAAGCGCGAGGTGCGCGACCTGGCGGACGACGACGACAAGCCCGGACGCGCGGACGCGACCGCGCAGCCGCCCGTCGCCCCCGTCGTGACGCCTCCCGCCCCGGGCGCGACCGGCACGCCCCTCGCGCCCCCGGTGGTCACGCCGCCGCCCGCGGCGCCGGCGCCCGGCACCACCGCGGAGCCCGGGACCACCGACCCTCGCCCCTGA
- a CDS encoding YafY family protein, with translation MAERASERLLRLLGMIGYLDRHDGVPVDQLAEHFGVSSSQVMADVDTLWMSGTPGYYPHDLIDFDADSYDRGEIRLTEARGMTQPLRLGTREAVTLLAALSAMVADLGPTLEPEHAAVLRSALDKLVAATGEAANAVDVRLAVDGLPEVVAAIRTALARGRRLRIRYVNASDVTSDRDVDPLRLTTSDERSYLQAWCLRAGDERLFRLDRVLGAEVLDVPADPHPGAGRGATAEFRPDPTGDVVTLHLRSTGRWVAETVPVEEVRNLSDGSFEVDVRVVQPAFLRNLLLQAADDLLGVRPPEVARDVAARAQEALAAYGPLAGTAG, from the coding sequence GTGGCTGAGCGGGCGAGCGAGCGGCTGCTGCGGCTGCTGGGGATGATCGGCTACCTGGACCGGCACGACGGCGTCCCGGTGGACCAGCTGGCGGAGCACTTCGGGGTGTCGTCGTCGCAGGTCATGGCGGACGTCGACACCCTCTGGATGAGCGGGACGCCCGGGTACTACCCGCACGACCTCATCGACTTCGACGCGGACTCCTACGACCGCGGCGAGATCCGGCTCACCGAGGCGCGCGGCATGACGCAGCCGCTGCGGCTGGGCACGCGGGAGGCGGTCACCCTGCTCGCCGCCCTCAGCGCCATGGTCGCGGACCTCGGCCCGACGCTCGAGCCGGAGCACGCGGCGGTCCTGCGGTCGGCGCTCGACAAGCTGGTGGCCGCGACGGGGGAGGCGGCGAACGCGGTGGACGTGCGGCTCGCGGTCGACGGGCTGCCGGAGGTGGTCGCGGCGATCCGCACCGCGCTCGCCCGGGGCCGGCGGCTGCGCATCCGGTACGTCAACGCCTCGGACGTCACCAGCGACCGGGACGTCGACCCGCTGCGCCTGACCACGAGCGACGAGCGCTCGTACCTCCAGGCGTGGTGCCTGCGTGCGGGCGACGAGCGGCTGTTCCGGCTGGACCGCGTGCTCGGCGCCGAGGTGCTCGACGTGCCGGCCGACCCGCACCCCGGGGCGGGACGCGGTGCCACCGCGGAGTTCCGGCCCGACCCGACGGGCGACGTCGTGACGCTGCACCTGCGGAGCACCGGCCGCTGGGTGGCCGAGACCGTCCCGGTGGAGGAGGTCCGCAACCTCTCCGACGGCTCGTTCGAGGTCGACGTGCGGGTGGTCCAGCCCGCGTTCCTGCGCAACCTGCTGCTGCAGGCGGCGGACGACCTGCTGGGCGTGCGACCGCCCGAGGTGGCGCGCGACGTCGCCGCCCGGGCCCAGGAGGCCCTGGCGGCCTACGGCCCGTTGGCCGGCACGGCGGGATAG
- the tatC gene encoding twin-arginine translocase subunit TatC, with the protein MALRRPSANPEGRMPLREHLIELRKRLVLAALGVVAGGVLGWIAYDPVFRSLQDPLLDAAAERDVVASVNFAGLASAMDMKFKVALFIGALVSSPWWLYQLWAFVTPGLTRRERRSAVGFVAVAVPMFLAGAGFAWYVLPRAVAVLTEFVPEQATNLIDASTYLSFVMRFVLAFGVAFLVPVLMICLNLVGLVRGSTWLKGWRWAVLLSCIFSAVMTPTPDVVTMLVLAAPTAGLYMAAVGLSLLRDRRVDRRLAAADASDGATGPDGATGPDGTVGR; encoded by the coding sequence GTGGCCCTGCGTCGCCCCTCGGCCAACCCCGAGGGCAGGATGCCGCTGCGCGAGCACCTGATCGAGCTCCGCAAGCGGCTGGTCCTCGCCGCGCTCGGCGTCGTCGCCGGCGGCGTGCTCGGCTGGATCGCGTACGACCCGGTGTTCCGGTCGCTGCAGGACCCGCTGCTGGACGCCGCGGCCGAGCGCGACGTCGTGGCTTCGGTGAACTTCGCCGGCCTGGCGTCCGCGATGGACATGAAGTTCAAGGTCGCGCTGTTCATCGGCGCGCTCGTGTCGAGCCCGTGGTGGCTCTACCAGCTGTGGGCGTTCGTCACGCCGGGGCTCACCCGCCGGGAGCGCCGGTCGGCCGTCGGGTTCGTCGCCGTGGCGGTGCCGATGTTCCTGGCCGGTGCGGGGTTCGCCTGGTACGTGCTGCCGCGCGCCGTGGCCGTGCTGACCGAGTTCGTACCCGAGCAGGCGACGAACCTCATCGACGCCTCGACGTACCTGAGCTTCGTCATGCGGTTCGTGCTGGCGTTCGGTGTGGCGTTCCTGGTCCCCGTGCTCATGATCTGCCTCAACCTGGTCGGCCTGGTGCGCGGGTCGACGTGGCTCAAGGGGTGGCGCTGGGCGGTTCTCCTGTCGTGCATCTTCTCGGCGGTCATGACGCCGACGCCGGACGTGGTGACGATGCTCGTGCTCGCCGCGCCGACCGCCGGCCTCTACATGGCGGCGGTGGGGCTGTCGCTGCTGCGGGACCGGCGCGTCGACCGGCGCCTGGCCGCCGCCGACGCGTCGGACGGCGCGACCGGCCCGGACGGCGCGACCGGCCCGGACGGCACGGTGGGCCGGTGA
- a CDS encoding RNA helicase, with protein sequence MARRDPSRTPRDPEEPAPADRYAVARRRARSERSELARFRELLDFPLDDFQVEACEALERGSGVLVAAPTGAGKTVVGEFAVHLALRTGRKAFYTTPIKALSNQKYHDLVRRHGADQVGLLTGDTTQNGEAPVVVMTTEVLRNMLYAGSSTLDGLGYVVMDEVHYLADRFRGPVWEEVIIHLPDDVQLVSLSATVSNAEEFGDWLRTVRGDTAVVVSEHRPVPLGQHVLVRDDLLDLYAGHVDPTAPGANPPINPELAHLLRRAERSGDGPHRGRRGPGDRGFRGPGGRRRDGGAAGPSGLGGVRPAPRPVMVDVLDEAGLLPAIVFIFSRAGCDAAVAQCLAGGLRLTSPAEQEEIREIAETRCASVPREDLDVLGYWGFLDGLVRGVAPHHAGMLPAFKETVEEAFARGLVKVVFATETLALGINMPARSVVLEKLVKWDGSQHVDITPGEYTQLTGRAGRRGIDTEGHAVVVGRGGLDPMALAGLASKRLYPLRSAFRPTYNMAVNLVAQVGRVRAREVLETSFAQFQADRGVVGLARQAQSHAEALEGYAEAMSCHLGDFRDYWSLRRELGDRERGAHRAAAGARREAAARSLASLAVGDVVAVPGGRRSVHAVVVEPGSAGGFEGARPLVLTTERDVRRLSSQDVGDGVRTVGRLRVPKGFSPRAASHRRDLAASLRAEIAAGRVEGAAPQRRRGRPAAQDEDEAIAGLRRRLRAHPCHACPDREEHARWAERWQRLDGEHRALVRRIEGRTGSIATVFDRICDVLVSLGYLEKVPDEGTRVTEDGRWLRRLYAENDLLLAECLRRGAWEDLDVPGLAAAVSAVVYSARRDDRERTPAVPGGPASRLGIALDATTRIWSELDDLEGAHRLETVQPLDLGLVQAVHRWAAGRSLDAVLRDADLAAGDFVRWCKQVVDVLDQVAKAAPDQRVRQTARSAVGAVRRGVVAYAGT encoded by the coding sequence GTGGCACGACGCGACCCCTCCCGCACCCCCCGCGACCCCGAGGAGCCCGCTCCCGCCGACCGGTACGCCGTGGCCCGCCGCCGCGCCCGGTCCGAACGCAGCGAGCTCGCCCGGTTCCGCGAGCTGCTGGACTTCCCCCTCGACGACTTCCAGGTCGAGGCCTGCGAGGCGCTGGAGCGCGGGAGCGGTGTGCTCGTCGCCGCGCCCACCGGTGCCGGGAAGACGGTCGTGGGCGAGTTCGCGGTGCACCTGGCGCTGCGGACCGGGCGCAAGGCGTTCTACACGACCCCGATCAAGGCCCTGTCGAACCAGAAGTACCACGACCTCGTGCGGCGCCACGGCGCGGACCAGGTCGGCCTGCTGACCGGCGACACCACGCAGAACGGCGAGGCGCCGGTGGTCGTCATGACCACCGAGGTGCTCCGCAACATGCTGTACGCGGGCTCGAGCACGCTCGACGGCCTGGGGTACGTGGTCATGGACGAGGTGCACTACCTGGCCGACCGGTTCCGCGGTCCGGTGTGGGAGGAGGTGATCATCCACCTGCCCGACGACGTGCAGCTGGTGTCGCTGTCCGCGACCGTCTCGAACGCCGAGGAGTTCGGCGACTGGCTGCGGACGGTGCGCGGGGACACGGCCGTGGTGGTGAGCGAGCACCGGCCGGTCCCGCTGGGGCAGCACGTGCTGGTGCGCGACGACCTGCTCGACCTGTACGCCGGCCACGTCGACCCCACGGCCCCCGGGGCGAACCCCCCGATCAACCCGGAGCTGGCGCACCTGCTGCGGCGGGCGGAGCGCTCGGGCGACGGCCCGCACCGGGGACGGAGGGGGCCGGGCGACCGCGGGTTCCGCGGGCCGGGCGGCCGACGGCGGGACGGTGGCGCGGCCGGGCCGTCGGGGCTCGGCGGCGTGCGCCCGGCCCCGCGTCCGGTCATGGTCGACGTGCTGGACGAGGCGGGGCTGCTGCCCGCGATCGTCTTCATCTTCTCGCGGGCCGGCTGCGACGCGGCGGTGGCGCAGTGCCTCGCGGGCGGGCTGCGGCTCACCTCCCCGGCGGAGCAGGAGGAGATCCGGGAGATCGCGGAGACCCGCTGCGCGTCCGTGCCCCGCGAGGACCTGGACGTGCTGGGGTACTGGGGCTTCCTCGACGGGCTGGTCCGGGGGGTCGCGCCGCACCACGCGGGGATGCTGCCGGCGTTCAAGGAGACGGTCGAGGAGGCGTTCGCGCGCGGCCTGGTCAAGGTCGTGTTCGCGACGGAGACGCTGGCGCTCGGCATCAACATGCCGGCGCGGTCGGTCGTCCTCGAGAAGCTCGTGAAGTGGGACGGCTCGCAGCACGTCGACATCACACCGGGGGAGTACACCCAGCTGACGGGCCGGGCGGGGCGCCGCGGCATCGACACGGAGGGTCACGCCGTCGTCGTGGGGCGCGGCGGGCTCGACCCGATGGCGCTGGCAGGCCTGGCGTCGAAGCGGCTGTACCCGCTGCGGTCCGCCTTCCGCCCGACCTACAACATGGCCGTCAACCTCGTGGCGCAGGTGGGCCGCGTGCGGGCCCGCGAGGTGCTCGAGACCTCCTTCGCGCAGTTCCAGGCGGACCGCGGGGTCGTCGGCCTCGCCCGCCAGGCGCAGAGCCACGCGGAGGCGCTCGAGGGCTACGCGGAGGCCATGTCGTGCCACCTGGGGGACTTCCGCGACTACTGGTCGCTGCGCCGGGAGCTGGGCGACCGGGAGCGCGGCGCGCACCGGGCCGCGGCGGGCGCGCGGCGGGAGGCGGCCGCTCGGAGCCTGGCGTCGCTCGCCGTCGGGGACGTCGTCGCGGTGCCGGGCGGCCGACGGTCCGTCCACGCCGTCGTGGTCGAGCCCGGGAGCGCCGGCGGCTTCGAGGGGGCCCGGCCCCTGGTCCTCACCACCGAGCGGGACGTGCGCCGCCTGTCCAGCCAGGACGTCGGGGACGGCGTGCGCACCGTCGGACGTCTCCGCGTGCCGAAGGGCTTCTCGCCCCGTGCGGCCTCGCACCGCCGCGACCTCGCTGCGTCGCTGCGGGCCGAGATCGCCGCCGGACGGGTCGAGGGGGCCGCGCCGCAGCGTCGCCGGGGCCGGCCGGCCGCGCAGGACGAGGACGAGGCGATCGCCGGGCTGCGGCGCCGGCTGCGCGCCCATCCCTGCCACGCGTGCCCCGACCGCGAGGAGCACGCGCGGTGGGCGGAGCGGTGGCAGCGGCTGGACGGCGAGCACCGTGCGCTCGTGCGGCGCATCGAGGGCAGGACCGGGTCGATCGCCACCGTGTTCGACCGGATCTGCGACGTGCTGGTCAGCCTCGGGTACCTCGAGAAGGTGCCCGACGAGGGCACCCGGGTCACCGAGGACGGGCGCTGGCTGCGCCGCCTGTACGCCGAGAACGACCTGCTGCTGGCGGAGTGCCTGCGCCGCGGCGCGTGGGAGGACCTCGACGTGCCAGGGCTGGCCGCGGCGGTGTCGGCCGTCGTGTACTCCGCCCGCCGCGACGACCGGGAACGCACCCCGGCCGTCCCGGGCGGCCCGGCGAGCCGTCTCGGCATCGCGCTGGATGCGACGACCCGGATCTGGTCCGAGCTGGACGACCTGGAGGGCGCGCACCGGCTCGAGACCGTGCAGCCGCTCGACCTGGGCCTCGTGCAGGCCGTGCACCGGTGGGCGGCGGGGCGCTCGCTCGACGCCGTCCTGCGGGACGCGGACCTGGCCGCGGGCGACTTCGTCCGCTGGTGCAAGCAGGTCGTCGACGTGCTCGACCAGGTGGCCAAGGCGGCTCCCGACCAGCGGGTCCGTCAGACGGCGCGGTCGGCGGTCGGGGCGGTGCGACGTGGGGTCGTCGCCTACGCGGGGACCTGA
- a CDS encoding YafY family protein: protein MPEQIQPAERLLNLVIALVHTPGRMTKEQIRRTVAGYGDAASDEAFERMFERDKDTLRELGIPVTTVTAAGHGDDIGYRVDQDAYALPPLELTAAELGALSLAAEFWQDRSVRADTSRALTKLRAVGAGSGATDLAAGLVPRVRAGGDAFRPLLDAVQARQRVRFTYRAANTGEVRERLVEPWRLVARRGGWFLVGRDVDRAAPRSFRLSRIEGRVRPVGDDGAFDPPAVEQMETALRSWDAGRERTAVLALRPERAEALRARGSATALPADADPALRAVVADRDLVRVPYRATWELAEEVAGYGDAVLVADPPELRAAVLRLLRSAAALAGPGTGVGDGAGEDGRG from the coding sequence ATGCCCGAACAGATCCAGCCCGCCGAGCGGTTGCTCAACCTCGTCATCGCCCTGGTGCACACCCCGGGACGCATGACGAAGGAGCAGATCCGCCGCACCGTCGCGGGCTACGGCGACGCCGCCTCGGACGAGGCGTTCGAGCGGATGTTCGAGCGCGACAAGGACACCCTGCGCGAGCTCGGCATCCCCGTGACGACCGTGACCGCCGCCGGCCACGGCGACGACATCGGCTACCGCGTCGACCAGGACGCGTACGCCCTGCCGCCCCTGGAGCTGACGGCCGCCGAGCTCGGTGCGCTGTCGCTGGCCGCCGAGTTCTGGCAGGACCGCTCGGTCCGCGCGGACACGTCGCGGGCGCTGACCAAGCTGCGCGCGGTGGGCGCGGGCTCGGGCGCGACCGACCTCGCCGCGGGTCTCGTGCCGCGGGTGCGGGCCGGCGGCGACGCGTTCCGGCCCCTGCTGGACGCCGTGCAGGCACGGCAGCGGGTGCGGTTCACCTACCGCGCCGCGAACACCGGGGAGGTGCGCGAGCGCCTCGTCGAGCCGTGGCGGCTGGTGGCGCGCCGCGGCGGCTGGTTCCTGGTCGGCCGCGACGTCGACCGCGCGGCCCCCCGGTCGTTCCGCCTCAGTCGCATCGAGGGCCGCGTGCGTCCGGTCGGGGACGACGGCGCGTTCGACCCGCCCGCGGTGGAGCAGATGGAGACGGCCCTGCGGTCGTGGGACGCCGGGCGGGAGCGCACGGCGGTGCTGGCGCTCCGCCCGGAGCGGGCCGAGGCGCTGCGCGCGCGGGGCTCGGCGACCGCGCTGCCGGCCGACGCGGACCCGGCGCTGCGCGCGGTGGTGGCCGACCGCGACCTGGTCCGGGTGCCGTACCGCGCGACGTGGGAGCTCGCGGAGGAGGTCGCCGGGTACGGCGACGCTGTGCTCGTCGCGGACCCGCCGGAGCTGCGGGCGGCCGTCCTGCGGCTGCTGCGGAGCGCCGCGGCGCTGGCGGGTCCGGGCACCGGCGTGGGCGACGGCGCGGGGGAGGACGGACGTGGCTGA
- a CDS encoding diacylglycerol kinase family protein produces MSHVGVVVNPVAGVGRGSGVGAAAMQELRRRGHHVEDLTARDLLTATAHARRAAVAGLDALVVVGGDGLVHLGANVVAETDLPLGIVAGGTGNDVARALGLPRGDVTAAVAAIERALLVGPRVIDAVSVGPPTHSAREWYLGALSCGIDAAVNARANALRWPRGSARYVRALVPELRAFRPYGYRLTTDEGVWESAGTVVVVANGPWIGGGIRVAPDARPDDGLLDVVVAGPVTRAGVLRIFPGMYAGRHVHHPQVQVLRSRRVLVEPAPHLGGTPPEAHADGERIGPLPLVAEVVPGAVRVLAPRPT; encoded by the coding sequence GTGAGCCACGTCGGGGTCGTCGTGAACCCCGTCGCGGGCGTCGGGCGGGGGAGCGGGGTCGGTGCCGCGGCCATGCAGGAGCTGCGCCGTCGCGGTCACCACGTCGAGGACCTCACCGCACGGGACCTGCTGACCGCCACCGCGCACGCGCGCCGGGCGGCGGTTGCGGGGCTCGACGCGCTGGTCGTGGTCGGCGGCGACGGCCTGGTGCACCTCGGCGCGAACGTGGTCGCGGAGACGGACCTGCCGCTGGGCATCGTGGCCGGCGGCACCGGCAACGACGTCGCTCGGGCGCTCGGCCTGCCACGGGGGGACGTGACCGCGGCGGTGGCGGCGATCGAGCGGGCGCTGCTCGTGGGGCCCCGCGTGATCGACGCGGTGAGTGTCGGGCCGCCCACGCACAGCGCCCGCGAGTGGTATCTCGGGGCGCTGTCCTGCGGCATCGACGCCGCCGTCAACGCCCGCGCCAACGCGCTGCGGTGGCCGCGGGGCTCCGCCCGCTACGTCCGTGCCCTCGTGCCCGAGCTGCGGGCGTTCCGGCCGTACGGCTACCGCCTCACGACGGACGAGGGCGTGTGGGAGTCGGCCGGCACGGTCGTCGTCGTGGCCAACGGACCGTGGATCGGCGGGGGGATCCGGGTCGCGCCGGACGCCCGGCCGGACGACGGGCTGCTCGATGTGGTCGTGGCGGGCCCCGTCACCCGCGCCGGCGTGCTGCGGATCTTCCCCGGCATGTACGCGGGGCGGCACGTGCACCACCCGCAGGTCCAGGTGCTGCGCAGCCGGCGGGTGCTGGTCGAGCCCGCGCCCCACCTGGGCGGGACGCCCCCGGAGGCGCACGCCGACGGCGAGCGCATCGGCCCGCTGCCGCTCGTCGCGGAGGTCGTGCCGGGCGCCGTCCGGGTGCTCGCGCCGCGACCCACCTAG
- a CDS encoding amidohydrolase — protein MTTTLYRGGTVLTPDAPDATSILVSGGEVAWVGGTDAADGLADAADSVVELDGALVTPGFVDAHVHAFETGLALDGVDLADACGVDDVLARVRDAVRGPAGRRAAAGGAPLAGSGWDDAVWPEDRPPRRDELDAAGGGAPVWLGSADRTAAVVSSSFARVLGLDAVPGWRDDGLVTGEALRVAWGGVREASESRRTALEDVALRTAAGSGVVAVHEHSAPGSAARSDLAALLARTADPGSGLPLVAGYRAELCVTTDDARDLLEELPGVRGIGGDLAADGTIRARTAALRQPYDDAPGPGDRTGELLLTAEQVSNHVAAVTRAGVQAAFRLTGDRAAAEVLLGFRAAAEVEGVEALRAAGHRLERASMLDAPALATLVLLGLTVAVEPVLDAAWGGADGPAVRRLGSGRAASLHPLADLRAAGVPLAFGSGSPLTPCGPWAAVRAAVRHRTPDQRIPVAAAVEAHSRGGWLAAGLGGTGAGVLRAGAPAHLAVWRTERPGLPALDAQDPDPACVLTVRAGHVLFDASGVTA, from the coding sequence GTGACCACCACGCTGTACCGGGGCGGCACGGTGCTGACGCCCGACGCCCCCGACGCGACGTCGATCCTCGTCTCCGGCGGCGAGGTCGCCTGGGTGGGGGGCACCGACGCGGCGGACGGCCTCGCGGACGCGGCCGACTCCGTCGTGGAGCTCGACGGTGCGCTGGTCACGCCCGGGTTCGTCGACGCCCACGTGCACGCGTTCGAGACCGGGCTCGCGCTCGACGGGGTGGATCTCGCCGACGCGTGCGGGGTCGACGACGTGCTCGCGCGCGTCCGGGACGCAGTGCGCGGGCCGGCCGGCCGGCGCGCGGCGGCCGGCGGCGCTCCGCTGGCGGGGTCGGGCTGGGACGACGCGGTCTGGCCCGAGGACCGGCCGCCCCGGCGGGACGAGCTCGACGCCGCCGGCGGTGGCGCACCGGTCTGGCTCGGGAGCGCGGACCGGACGGCTGCCGTGGTGTCGTCGTCCTTCGCGCGCGTGCTCGGGCTGGACGCGGTGCCCGGGTGGCGGGACGACGGCCTGGTGACCGGAGAGGCCCTGCGGGTGGCGTGGGGTGGCGTCCGGGAGGCGTCCGAGAGCCGCCGGACGGCCCTCGAGGACGTCGCGCTGCGGACCGCCGCGGGCTCCGGGGTGGTCGCGGTGCACGAGCACAGCGCCCCGGGGTCGGCCGCCCGCAGCGATCTGGCCGCACTGCTCGCGCGGACCGCCGACCCGGGCTCTGGACTGCCGCTGGTGGCGGGGTACCGCGCGGAGCTGTGCGTGACGACGGACGACGCCCGGGACCTGCTCGAGGAGCTGCCGGGGGTGCGGGGGATCGGTGGGGACCTCGCCGCCGACGGCACGATCCGCGCCAGGACCGCGGCGCTGCGGCAGCCGTACGACGACGCTCCGGGCCCGGGCGACCGGACGGGGGAGCTGCTGCTGACGGCGGAGCAGGTGAGCAACCACGTCGCGGCCGTGACCCGGGCCGGGGTGCAGGCGGCCTTCCGCCTGACGGGCGACCGTGCGGCGGCCGAGGTGCTGCTCGGCTTCCGGGCGGCGGCGGAGGTCGAGGGCGTCGAGGCGCTGCGGGCGGCCGGCCACCGGCTGGAGCGCGCGTCGATGCTGGACGCGCCGGCGCTCGCCACGCTCGTCCTGCTGGGGCTGACCGTGGCGGTCGAGCCGGTGCTGGACGCCGCGTGGGGAGGTGCCGACGGCCCCGCGGTCCGCCGTCTCGGGAGCGGCCGGGCCGCCTCGCTCCACCCCCTCGCGGACCTGCGGGCCGCCGGGGTGCCGCTCGCGTTCGGGTCCGGGAGCCCCCTGACGCCCTGCGGGCCCTGGGCGGCGGTGCGCGCGGCGGTCCGGCACCGGACACCGGACCAGCGGATCCCCGTCGCGGCGGCGGTGGAGGCCCACAGCCGTGGGGGCTGGCTCGCCGCGGGCCTCGGCGGCACGGGCGCGGGTGTGCTCCGTGCCGGTGCGCCCGCGCACCTGGCCGTGTGGCGCACGGAGCGCCCGGGGCTGCCGGCGCTGGACGCGCAGGACCCGGATCCCGCGTGCGTGCTGACGGTGCGTGCCGGCCACGTCCTGTTCGACGCGTCGGGCGTGACGGCGTGA